The region GGTAACGAATTTGTGGGGCAGATGAAACAATTACAATACGTTTTGGTTTTAAACGATCCATCATTTTGATGATACTCATTTTCAATGTAGTACCACGAACAATACTGTCGTCAATAATAACCAAATTGTCTTCTGGTTTAATTACACCATACGTAACATCGTAAACGTGAGCAACTAAATCGTCACGGCTGCTGTCTTCAGTAATAAAGGTTCTAAGTTTAGCATCTTTAATAGCTACTTTCTCTGTACGTATTTTTACAGCTAAAAGTTCCTGAAGAGTTTCGGCAGTAAGTGTATTTCTATTTTCTAGAATATGATTATTTTTTCTCTGATTTAAGAAATCCTGAGCCGCTTCAACTAAACCATAAAATGAAGTTTCGGCTGTATTGGGGATATAAGAGAAAACCGTATTATCTGTATCGCTGTCAATTGCTTTAAGTACAGCAGGTAAGATGAATTTACCTAAGTTTTTACGCTCTTGATAGATTTCAGCATCACTTCCTCTTGAGAAATAGATTCTTTCAAAAGAACATGCTTTTTTAACAGTTGGTTCCAAGATTTGATTCATGGTAACTTTTCCGTTTTTCTTAATAATCAAGGCATTTCCTGGATCGATTTCCTGAACGCTTTCAAAAGGTACATTAAATACCGTTTGAATAACAGGTCTTTCAGAAGCTACGACAACTACTTCGTCATCTTGATAAAAATAAGCTGGACGAATTCCTGCTGGATCTCTAAAAACGAAAGCATCACCATGACCTAATAATCCAGCCATTGCGTAACCACCGTCTAAGTTTTTAGCAGAACGAGCTAATATTTTTGCAATATCCAAACGCTCAGCAATAACTGGTGAAGCTTCTCTTTTAGAATAACCTTCGGCTTTGCAATCTTGGTACAATTGCATAACTTCTTTGTCTAAGAAGTGACCAATTTTTTCCATTACCGTAACAGTATCCGCCATTTCTTTTGGATGCTGTCCTAATTCAACTAGATTTTCAAAAAGTTCTTTAACATTTGTCATGTTGAAGTTTCCTGCCAAAATCAAATTACGGTGCATCCAGTTGCTTTGACGTAAGAATGGGTGAACGCTTTCAATACTATTTTTTCCGAAAGTTCCGTAACGAACGTGACCCAAAAACAATTCTCCAACATAAGGAATGTTTGCTTTTAGTTCTTTCATGTTGTCTCCCAATTCAGGATGTGCTTTTAGTTCTTCGCTAACACGCTCATTGATTTGTTTGAAAACATCTTGTATTGGCTGCGAATGA is a window of Flavobacterium crocinum DNA encoding:
- a CDS encoding amidophosphoribosyltransferase, which produces MSDALKHECGIALVRLLKPLEYYKEKYGTAFYGIQKMYLMMEKQHNRGQDGAGFASIKLDVEPGQRYISRVRSNHSQPIQDVFKQINERVSEELKAHPELGDNMKELKANIPYVGELFLGHVRYGTFGKNSIESVHPFLRQSNWMHRNLILAGNFNMTNVKELFENLVELGQHPKEMADTVTVMEKIGHFLDKEVMQLYQDCKAEGYSKREASPVIAERLDIAKILARSAKNLDGGYAMAGLLGHGDAFVFRDPAGIRPAYFYQDDEVVVVASERPVIQTVFNVPFESVQEIDPGNALIIKKNGKVTMNQILEPTVKKACSFERIYFSRGSDAEIYQERKNLGKFILPAVLKAIDSDTDNTVFSYIPNTAETSFYGLVEAAQDFLNQRKNNHILENRNTLTAETLQELLAVKIRTEKVAIKDAKLRTFITEDSSRDDLVAHVYDVTYGVIKPEDNLVIIDDSIVRGTTLKMSIIKMMDRLKPKRIVIVSSAPQIRYPDCYGIDMAKLEGLVAFRAALDLLKERNLYHIVDEVYAKCKAQENFADKDVVNYVTEIYSQFTDEEISDRIAEMLSSPEINAEVKIIFQTVEDLHKACPKNLGDWYFTGDYPTPGGNRVVNRAFMNFYEGKDARAY